In Leifsonia sp. AK011, the genomic stretch ATGGTGCAGCTGTGCTCGGTGCTGGCCGACAACCTCGGCTGGAACAGCCCGTTCCTCGAATGGTTCGACAGCCTCGGGTTCCTCGGCTACGCGATCGTCGGAACGCTCATCGCCACGTGGTTGATCGCCCTGCTGGTGTGGCGTCTGGGGCGCTTCGAGGAGCGCGTCAAGCTCACTACCTAGGTGTCAGTGCGCGCTGCGATCGCGGATCGGATCGAGCAGCGCCTCCGCGCTCCACATTGCGGCGTCCGCGATGTCCCGCCCGCTCATGCCGAGCTCGCGGCGCATGGTGACCCACGTCGTCGACGAGTCCAGGTGACAGAGGGCCGCGACCAGAAGCCGCCGCTCGTGGTCGTCGAGGGATGGCACCTCAGCCCGCAGCATCGCGTCGAACCGGTCACGGTGTGGTGCCGGCTCCGAGCCGTTCACCCCGCGCATGGCCGTCTCGGCCACGACGTGAGCGAGCTCCGGGCGTCGGTCGTAGGCTTCCATCGCCTCGCGGATCGCGATGGGCACATCGAAGATCGACTCGGACTCCTGCCGCATGAAGATCGTCTGCTCGATCCAGGCGGATGTCGCGAGCAACAGGTCGACCCGCGTCGGGTAGTACCGGAACACCGTGCGCTCCCCCACGCCGGCCCGCACGGCGATCAGTCGGAACGAGATGTCGTCTGTTCCGACCTCATCGATCAGCTCCGTGTAGGCACCCAGGATGGCCGTCTGGGTCGAGGAGAGCTCCGACGCGGGGCTGACCTCGGGCACTACGCCGCCCAACTCGCTTCTGGCGCCGTGGCGAGCACACCGAGGATGGCTCGGTCGAAGGCCTCGAATGTCTCGTCGGCGTTCATGTCGAACCCGGCGCGCATACGAGCCCAGAAGATCGGAGAGGAGAAGTACCGGGCGGCAGCGGCAATGCGCTGCTTGTCACGGCGGTTGAGTGTGGGGGCCGCGTCATCCAGCATCGCGACGATGGCGGTCGTGAGCGGTGCAGACGAGGACTCGGTCGTCGGGGACAGCGCGGCTCCGCGCGCCGCGACGAAGGCGTAACCGGGGGCAGTGCTGTAGGCGTGGAAGCGTGCGCGAACGGCCTCGCGGAACTCCGCGGGCGACCGGAACTCGGCGAGCGGGAACTGCTCGGCCTCGATCCATCGCGCGAGCTCCTCGAGCAGGTGGGTACGCGTCGGGAAGCGCCGGTAGATCGTGCGCTCGGACACGGCGGATGCCTCGGCGAGGTCGAGGTACGAGATGTCCTCGAAGGTGTGCTCCCGGAGGAGGGCCGCAGCGCTCGCGAGGATCGCGGCCTGGGTGTCGACCGGCTCATCCATCACGCGTCCTTCTTCCTCCCGTCTCCGGGTGGCTCAGCCGGTTCCGGAGGTAGAAGATATCGACCGGAATCATCGAGCGTCAGGGCGAGCGACGAGACGAACTGAACTTCGCCGTTCGGTCCCGGCTCGCCGGAGACCAGCATATCCGGTCGCTCGAACATGTAACCAGTGACGTGGCAGCGCAGGCGCTCCCCCGACGGGTTGCCATCCTCGTCGAGGATCGGGGTGGGGATGCCGTCACTGCGGCGTCGGAGGTAGAACCTGCCCCTCGTGATGATCGCCATGAGCGGTGTCACGATGACCGCGACGCCGATGGCGATGAGTACGGAAAACGGCTGCATGGCCGGGCCGAAGAGTCCTGCGAAGCAGGCCAGCGAGAGGAGCGAGGCGAGGCCGACGGAGGTGAGGCCCACGGGGTTCCAGTTGTGGAGCATCCCTCTCCTGAACTCGGGGAAGCGCGGCGAGATGCCCAGCAGGTATTTGTTGATGGCGATATCCGCCGAGATGGTGACCAACCACGCCATCACCACGTTGGCGTAGAGGCTCAGCACGAACGAGATGAGACTGAACACGTCCATGAGCATGAGTGCGAGCGCAATGGCGAGGTTGAAGGCCACGAACACCGCGCGACCGGGGTAGCGCTTGCGCACGCGGGTGAAGACGTTCGACCACGCGAGGGAGCCGGAGTAGGCGTTGGTCACGTTGATCTTCACCTGGGCAACAACGATGAGGATGAGCGCGAGCCCGAGGGCGATCCAGTCGGGCAGGAGCGACTGGTACATACCGAGGAACTGCTTCACGGGCTCCACCGCGCGTTCACCGATGTCGGGGTCGACCTTCATCACGAGGTAGACGGCGAGGAAGACACCGATCACCTGTTTGATGCCGCTGAAGATGACCCATCCCGGTCCACTGAAGATGAACGCCGCCCACCAGGACTTGCGATTGCCCGCCGTGCGCGGAGGCATGACGCGGATGTAGTCGATCTGCTCGGCGAGCTGTGGGGTCAGCGCGAAGCACACCGAGGCGCTCGCGACGATCGCGCTGAACTTCACCTGGCCGCCCGATTCTCCCGGGAAGTCGAGGAAGTCGGTCACGGCGTCGGGCTGCGTGAAGACGATCCAGAGGAGCGGGAGGAGCGCGAGCGCGAGCCAGAGCGGCGTCGTCCAGAACTGCAGGCGCTCGAGCGCGCGCATGCCGTAGATGACGATGGGAATGACGACCACCGTCGATACGAGATATCCGGCTGGCAGCGGCAGGCCGACGGCCGCCTCGAGGCCCTGCGCCATGATCGCGCCCTCGAGCGCGAAGAAGATGCACGTGAAGCCGGCGAAGATCACGGTCGTGATGATCGACCCGTAGTACCCGAACCCGGAGCCCCTCGCGATCAGGTCGAGGTCGAGGTTGTAGCGCGCCGCGTAGAACGCGACGGGGACCCCGACCACGAAGATGATGACGGATGCCAGAAGGATGCCGAGCATCGCGTTCGTCGTGCCGTGCTCCAATCCCACGCTCGCCCCGATGGAGAAATCGGCAAGGAACGCGATGGACCCGAGCGCCGTACCGCCGATGGACAGCGCGCTCCAACGGCGGAACGATCGTGGCACATAACGGAACGCGTAATCCTCGAGGCTGTCCTCTGCAGCGGCGCGCGCGTCGTCGGCTCGGGCCACTACGTCACCTCCAGCGCATCCGTACTGTCAGCATTCTGCCGAGGGTGTGTTTCGCGCGCGTTGCCGCGAGGATTCGATCTGGGTCAGATCACCATCGCTTCGCGCACTGCTCCGACGGCCGCTGAGCCCCCGTCACCCGACTGCGTGACGTGTCCGGATGCCAGGACGACGTACTTGTCGGCCGCTTCCAGGGCGAAACCGATGTGTTGTTCGACGAGGAGCACGCTCAGACCGTCCTGGGCGAGACCGATGATCGTCTCCTCGATCTCGGCGACGATCGTGGGCTGGATGCCCTCGGTCGGCTCGTCGAGGATGAGCAGTTTCGGCTCGGTGATGAGTGCCCTGGCGATGGCAAGCTGCTGCCGTTGACCGCCGGAGAGGAGGCCGGCCTTGCGGGTGGAGAACTGCGCAAGAGCCGGGAACCGCTCGAGCATCTCGGCGATCTTCTGCTTGCCGTTGCGGCGTCCGTCGGCGATGAGCTGGAGGTTCTCCATCGTCGTGAGCTGTCCGAACGACTGCTGACCCTGCGCGACGTAGGCCAGACCCCTCGCGACCCGGCGATTGGGCGCGAGGTGGGAGATGTCCTCCCCCTCGAAGAGCACCTTTCCGCGCGTCGGGCGGATGAGGCCGATCGCCGCCCGGAGCAGCGTCGTCTTGCCGGCTCCGTTGTGACCGAGCACGGACACGACCTTGGTGGATGCCGGGATGGACACACCGTGCAGTACCTTCGTGCGGCCGTACCCGGCATCGATGTCGATGATCTCCAGCATCAGAGCGCCTCCTTGCCCTTGATCTCGGTGGACGTCTCGGTGGATGTCTCGGTGCTGACCGGCCCGGTCTGCGGTGCCGCGGCGGTGCCGAGGTACACCTCCTGGACCTTGGGGTCGGACTGCACGTGCGCGACCGATCCCTCGCTGAGCACCCGGCCCTGGTGCAGCACCGTCACGCGAGTCGCGAAGCGGCGCATGAAGTCCATGTCGTGCTCGACGACGACCACCGCCCTCGTCGCGGCCACGCGTCCGAGCAGATCCCCCGTCGCGGTGCGCTCGTCGTGGCTCATCCCGGCGACGGGTTCGTCGAGCAGCAGCAGCTTCGCGTCCTGCACGAGCAGCATGGCGATCTCGAGCCACTGCTTCTGCCCGTGGGAGAGGATGCCTGCCGGCGTCTCCAGCTCCTTGCTCAGACCGGTCTGCTCGAGCGCATCCACGATCGTGGGATCGATGCCGCGGCGAGCACGGAGCAGGGAGAACGACGAGCGATGCAGCCCAGCCGCGATGTCCAGGTTCTGCAGCACGCTGAGCTTCTCGAAGACGCTCGCGGTCTGGAACGTGCGTCCGACGCCGAGCCTGACGATCTTCTGCGCTGGCCGCCCCAGGAGCTCCTGGTCCCCGAGCTTCGCCGAGCCGGTGCCCTTGGAGAGCCCGGTGATGGCGTCGATGCAGGTTGTCTTTCCTGCGCCGTTCGGGCCGATGAGGAATCGCACCTCGCCGGGGTGGGCATCGAATGACACTCCACCGACGGCGACGAACCCGTCGAACTCGACGCGGAGATCGCTGACGACGAGCGAGCCATCACCGTCGGTCATTTGGTCACCTCATCCGAAGCGGTGGCGAGCGGGGTCGCTCGCGGTCGCCAGACCATGTCCTTGGCCCTGCCGAGGAGGGAGGACAGGCCGAGCGGGAGGAAGAGGGTCACGAGGATGAAGACGAGCCCGAGGATGTAGATCCATCCGCTCGGCCAGCTCGACCCCAGGCTCGACTGTCCCCACCCGATCGCCATCGCGCCGAGCGCTGGGCCGAAGAGCGAGGCGCGACCACCGAGCGCGACGCCCGCGATCATGAGGATCGAGGCGGATGCCCCGATCTCGGCCGGGGTGATGATGCCGACGATGGGCACGAACATGGCGCCGCCGATGCTCGCCATCACCGCCGCGACCACAAAGGCGACGAGCTTGATGTTGGCGGGGTCGTAGCCGAGGAACCGAACACGCTCCTCCGCGTCGCGCGTGGCGACGAGGAGCTCCCCGTACCGGCTGCGGTTGAGCTGCCAGACCGCGAGGAGGCTGAGGATGAGCAGGCTCGCCGCGATCGCGAACACCATGAGCTTGTTGCCCGGGTCGTCGAGCACGTAGCCGAAGAAGTACTTGAAGTCACTCAGGCCGGTGTCACCGCCCGTCTCGCGGATCGTCGAACTGATGAGCACGGCGAGCGCCACGGCGAGCGCCTGGGTGAGGATTGCGAAGTACGCGCCCTTGACCCTGCGCTTGAAGAGCGCGAAGCCGAGGATCGAGGCGACGATCACAGGAAGCAAGAGGATCGCCGCGATCGTGAACGCCTCACTGCGGAACGGCTCCCAGAAGGCAGGCAGCGCCGCGAGGGGGTCGTAGAGGATCATGAACACCGGGAGGCTGTCCGGTCCTGCCGTCTCGAGCGTCAGGTGCATCGCCATGGAGTAAGCGCCGAGACCGAAGAACACGCCCTGCCCCATGACGAGCATCCCGCCGCGTCCCCACGCGAGACCGATGCCGACCGCGGCGATCGCGAGCGTGCAGTACTTGCCGAGGTTGCTGATCCAGTGCCCCGACAGCACGAGCGGGGCAACGCCCAGGAGAAGGACGGCGAACACCCCGATGCCGATAAGGGGCAGCCATGGTCTGATCTTGGTCATGTGAGCCCCCTAGTACGCACGGTGAAGAGACCTTGCGGGCGGAATTGCAGGAAGACGACAACGAGGATGAAGGCGAGAACCTGGGCCATGCTCCCCGTCGTCCAGTCGGCGAAGAAGGCCAGCGCGACACCGACGACCCAGGCCGCGATGACCGCACCCTTGATCTGCCCGATGCCGCCGGCGACCACCACGAGGAAGGCCGGGATGATGTACTGCGTGCCCATCTGCGAGTTGGTACCGCCGATGAGCGAGGCGGCCACACCGGCGACCCCGGCAAGGCCGGAGCCGACGAAGAACGTGATGCGATCGACGCTCCTGGTGGGAACCCCACTCGTCTCCGCGAGGTCGCGGTTCTGGACGGTGGCGCGGATGCGGCGGCCGAAGGACGAGTACTTTAGCCACGCGGCGAGCGCGGCCACACACAGGATCGCGAGCACGATGGTGAAGACCTGGCGCAGCGGCCACTCGTAGCCGAGCACGTTGAGTTGCCCGTCGAGCCAGCTGGGCTTCTCGACCGGGACGCCCTGGGCGGGGAAGATCTGCAGCGCGATCTGCTGGAGGATGAGGCTGACTCCGACGGTCACGAGAAGCGTGTCGAGCGGCCGCCGATACATCCACTGGATGATGCTGACCTCGAGCAGGAGGCCGAGGAGCCCGGCAACAAGGAAGGCCGCGGGCAGTGCGATCGGGATGGAGAGGTCGGTCGAGGAGATGACCTGCTGGGTCAGATAGGCGACGAAGGCGCCGGCCATGAGGAACTCACCGTGCGCCATGTTGATCACCCCCATCTGGCCGAAGGTGAGGGTGAGCCCGAGCGCTGCGAGGAGCAGCAGCGCACCCTGCGCGGTGCCGTTGAGTAACGGCGGTATGAGTGCATCCACGTGCGTTCACTCCCTGTGGGATCGAGTGGTGTGGTGGGTGGTGCGGTGGTGCGCGGGGTTCCGAGCCGATGCCGGCAGGGAACCCCGCGCACGGGTGGGGTGATTAGCCCGCGGCCTTCACGAGTGCGTCACGCACGTCGGCCGGGAACCACTCGTAGCCCTCGAGGTAGGGGTCCGGCTCGATCGGGCCGTCCGACGACCAGACGATGTCGAACTGGTTGTCGGCGTTGATCTTGCCGATGTGGCCCTCCTTGGAGATGTGGTGGTTGTCACCGTTGAGCGTGACGGTGCCCTCCGGTGCATCGAACGAGATGCCACCCTCCTTGGCTGCCGCGTTCACGTCGTCGACCTCGAACGAGCCGGCCTTCTCGACGAGAGCCTTGTAGAGGTACATCGAGATGTACGCGGCCTCCATCGGGTCGGAGGTCACCCCGCTGCTGCCGGGGTAGGCCTGCCAGTCCTCGATGAACTTCGTGTTCGCCGGGGAGTCGATCGACTGGAAGTAGTTCCACGATGCGTAGTTGCCCGTGACCTCGTGGCCCATGGCGGGAGCCTCTTCCTCAGCGATCGACACCGAGATGATCGGGGTCGTCTCCGGGGAGAGACCAGCGTCGTAGTAGGCCTTGATGAAGCCGACGTTCGACGAACCGTTGATCGTGTTGAAGATGAAGTCGGGGTCGGCTGCGACGATCTTGGAGACCTGGGTTGTCCAGTCATCCTTGTCGAGCGGCACGTACTCCTCGCCGACGATCTCGATGCCGAGCTCGGCCGCGTAGAGCTTGATGATCGCGTTCGCGGTGCGCGGGAACACGTAGTCGGAGCCCGCGAGGAACAGCGTCTTCACGCCCTGCGAAGCGAGGTAGTCCATCGCAGGCAGGATCTGCTGGTTGGTCGTGGCACCCGTGTAGTAGATGTTCGGGGATGCCTCGAGGCCCTCGTACTGCACCGGGTAGAAGAAGAGACCATTGTTCTCCTCGACGACGGGCTTGACCGCCTTACGGGAGGACGAGGTCCAGCCACCGAAGATCGCCGCGACGCAGTCCTGCGTGAGAAGCTTCTCGGTCTTCTCCGCGAAGGTCGGCCAGTCGGTGGCGCCATCCTCCTGGATGTACTCGATCTGCTTGCCGAGGATTCCGCCGTCGGCATTGATCTCGTCCGCGGCCATGTGCAGGACGTTGGAGACGGTCTTCTCCGAGATAGCCATTCCACCGGTCAGGGAGTTGAGGAAGCCGAGCTTGATCGTGTCGCCCGAGGTGTCGATACAGCTGGCTGCGCCAGGTGCGGCGGATTCCTCGGTGTCGCCGGCGCGGGCGCCGCAACCGGACAGCACGAGCGCCGTCGTTGCGGCGAGTGCGCTCGCGGCGAGGAGCGCCTTGGCGCGCCTCTTGCGTGTGATGAGCATGTGAAACTCCATTCGTTGTGATCGGGCACGAGACCGTCCGACGGGGTGCCGGCGCGTCAATTCGACGCGGGCGCGGCAAATCACGGGATGCGCCGCTCGCCGGTGAGGGACTGCTCATGGTGCGTTGAGTGCTCATGGTGCTGTCGAACTGGGTCGCCGGCGTCCCGGATGATCGACCCGTTTCGAGTCGGTGGCAGAACTCCGCCGACTACTGCAGGTGTTCTCACACTGGGGGCGCGGCATTACACTGCCATTTCTCGAATGTGACGAGTGTGTTAACTGTCGAGCGAGAATCGCTCCAACTCCGGCTTAATTACTGGGATGCTTCGCCAGAGCGTCCGAATCGACCGTGCGAGGCGGATTCGGGTATGACACACTTTTGACACCGACCTGACAGGCCAGTGCGAGCCAGCGACGTCAGCGAACCGGCAGTATCGACGAGAGGGGGCGGCATGCATTTCACACCGGCTGAGACGGAGAAGATACTTCTCGCCGTCGCGGGGATGGTTGCCCGTGATCGGCGGGCGCGTGGCATCCGTCTCAACTACCCGGAAGCCGTCGCACTGCTCTCCACGTGGGTCCTCGAGGGGGCCCGAGAGGGACGCAGCGTGTCGGACCTCATGGCGGCGGGCCAGGGGGTGCTCGGACGTGACGAGGTCATGCCCGATGTGCCGGAGATGCTCGTCGAGGTCCAGGTCGAGGCAACCTTTCCCGACGGGCGCAAGCTCGTGACCATCCACCACCCGATCGACTGAGGGGCAGACGTTGGCATCCACATCCGCTACCGGGCCCGGCGCGTTCCGCATCCTTCCCGGGCAGGTCGAACTCAACGCCGATCGCACCGCGGCCGAGCGCGTGCGCCTGGTGTTCGTCAACACGGGAGACCGCCCGATCCAGATCGGCTCGCACATTCACCTGCCCGACGCCAACAGCGCACTCGAGTTCGACCGGGCGGCGGCGCACGGCTTCCGCCTCGACATCCCGTCCGGCACGTCGCAGCGCTTCGAACCGGGCGCATCACGCGAGCTCGACGCCGTC encodes the following:
- a CDS encoding ATP-binding cassette domain-containing protein; the encoded protein is MLEIIDIDAGYGRTKVLHGVSIPASTKVVSVLGHNGAGKTTLLRAAIGLIRPTRGKVLFEGEDISHLAPNRRVARGLAYVAQGQQSFGQLTTMENLQLIADGRRNGKQKIAEMLERFPALAQFSTRKAGLLSGGQRQQLAIARALITEPKLLILDEPTEGIQPTIVAEIEETIIGLAQDGLSVLLVEQHIGFALEAADKYVVLASGHVTQSGDGGSAAVGAVREAMVI
- a CDS encoding TetR/AcrR family transcriptional regulator, with the protein product MPEVSPASELSSTQTAILGAYTELIDEVGTDDISFRLIAVRAGVGERTVFRYYPTRVDLLLATSAWIEQTIFMRQESESIFDVPIAIREAMEAYDRRPELAHVVAETAMRGVNGSEPAPHRDRFDAMLRAEVPSLDDHERRLLVAALCHLDSSTTWVTMRRELGMSGRDIADAAMWSAEALLDPIRDRSAH
- a CDS encoding TetR family transcriptional regulator; translation: MDEPVDTQAAILASAAALLREHTFEDISYLDLAEASAVSERTIYRRFPTRTHLLEELARWIEAEQFPLAEFRSPAEFREAVRARFHAYSTAPGYAFVAARGAALSPTTESSSAPLTTAIVAMLDDAAPTLNRRDKQRIAAAARYFSSPIFWARMRAGFDMNADETFEAFDRAILGVLATAPEASWAA
- the urtC gene encoding urea ABC transporter permease subunit UrtC; the protein is MTKIRPWLPLIGIGVFAVLLLGVAPLVLSGHWISNLGKYCTLAIAAVGIGLAWGRGGMLVMGQGVFFGLGAYSMAMHLTLETAGPDSLPVFMILYDPLAALPAFWEPFRSEAFTIAAILLLPVIVASILGFALFKRRVKGAYFAILTQALAVALAVLISSTIRETGGDTGLSDFKYFFGYVLDDPGNKLMVFAIAASLLILSLLAVWQLNRSRYGELLVATRDAEERVRFLGYDPANIKLVAFVVAAVMASIGGAMFVPIVGIITPAEIGASASILMIAGVALGGRASLFGPALGAMAIGWGQSSLGSSWPSGWIYILGLVFILVTLFLPLGLSSLLGRAKDMVWRPRATPLATASDEVTK
- the urtB gene encoding urea ABC transporter permease subunit UrtB, giving the protein MDALIPPLLNGTAQGALLLLAALGLTLTFGQMGVINMAHGEFLMAGAFVAYLTQQVISSTDLSIPIALPAAFLVAGLLGLLLEVSIIQWMYRRPLDTLLVTVGVSLILQQIALQIFPAQGVPVEKPSWLDGQLNVLGYEWPLRQVFTIVLAILCVAALAAWLKYSSFGRRIRATVQNRDLAETSGVPTRSVDRITFFVGSGLAGVAGVAASLIGGTNSQMGTQYIIPAFLVVVAGGIGQIKGAVIAAWVVGVALAFFADWTTGSMAQVLAFILVVVFLQFRPQGLFTVRTRGLT
- the ureB gene encoding urease subunit beta, which encodes MASTSATGPGAFRILPGQVELNADRTAAERVRLVFVNTGDRPIQIGSHIHLPDANSALEFDRAAAHGFRLDIPSGTSQRFEPGASRELDAVAIRGARIVPGIQIRGEGEGVL
- a CDS encoding urease subunit gamma, whose protein sequence is MHFTPAETEKILLAVAGMVARDRRARGIRLNYPEAVALLSTWVLEGAREGRSVSDLMAAGQGVLGRDEVMPDVPEMLVEVQVEATFPDGRKLVTIHHPID
- the urtA gene encoding urea ABC transporter substrate-binding protein → MLITRKRRAKALLAASALAATTALVLSGCGARAGDTEESAAPGAASCIDTSGDTIKLGFLNSLTGGMAISEKTVSNVLHMAADEINADGGILGKQIEYIQEDGATDWPTFAEKTEKLLTQDCVAAIFGGWTSSSRKAVKPVVEENNGLFFYPVQYEGLEASPNIYYTGATTNQQILPAMDYLASQGVKTLFLAGSDYVFPRTANAIIKLYAAELGIEIVGEEYVPLDKDDWTTQVSKIVAADPDFIFNTINGSSNVGFIKAYYDAGLSPETTPIISVSIAEEEAPAMGHEVTGNYASWNYFQSIDSPANTKFIEDWQAYPGSSGVTSDPMEAAYISMYLYKALVEKAGSFEVDDVNAAAKEGGISFDAPEGTVTLNGDNHHISKEGHIGKINADNQFDIVWSSDGPIEPDPYLEGYEWFPADVRDALVKAAG
- a CDS encoding cytosine permease; the protein is MARADDARAAAEDSLEDYAFRYVPRSFRRWSALSIGGTALGSIAFLADFSIGASVGLEHGTTNAMLGILLASVIIFVVGVPVAFYAARYNLDLDLIARGSGFGYYGSIITTVIFAGFTCIFFALEGAIMAQGLEAAVGLPLPAGYLVSTVVVIPIVIYGMRALERLQFWTTPLWLALALLPLLWIVFTQPDAVTDFLDFPGESGGQVKFSAIVASASVCFALTPQLAEQIDYIRVMPPRTAGNRKSWWAAFIFSGPGWVIFSGIKQVIGVFLAVYLVMKVDPDIGERAVEPVKQFLGMYQSLLPDWIALGLALILIVVAQVKINVTNAYSGSLAWSNVFTRVRKRYPGRAVFVAFNLAIALALMLMDVFSLISFVLSLYANVVMAWLVTISADIAINKYLLGISPRFPEFRRGMLHNWNPVGLTSVGLASLLSLACFAGLFGPAMQPFSVLIAIGVAVIVTPLMAIITRGRFYLRRRSDGIPTPILDEDGNPSGERLRCHVTGYMFERPDMLVSGEPGPNGEVQFVSSLALTLDDSGRYLLPPEPAEPPGDGRKKDA
- the urtD gene encoding urea ABC transporter ATP-binding protein UrtD → MTDGDGSLVVSDLRVEFDGFVAVGGVSFDAHPGEVRFLIGPNGAGKTTCIDAITGLSKGTGSAKLGDQELLGRPAQKIVRLGVGRTFQTASVFEKLSVLQNLDIAAGLHRSSFSLLRARRGIDPTIVDALEQTGLSKELETPAGILSHGQKQWLEIAMLLVQDAKLLLLDEPVAGMSHDERTATGDLLGRVAATRAVVVVEHDMDFMRRFATRVTVLHQGRVLSEGSVAHVQSDPKVQEVYLGTAAAPQTGPVSTETSTETSTEIKGKEAL